Proteins co-encoded in one Prunus persica cultivar Lovell chromosome G6, Prunus_persica_NCBIv2, whole genome shotgun sequence genomic window:
- the LOC18773672 gene encoding probable mannitol dehydrogenase, producing MSQELTGAEEQAVKAYGWAARDSSGVLSPFHFTRRGNGDNDISMKILYCGICHSDLHLAKDEVGMTIYPIVPGHEIVGEVTKVGRNVTKFKVGDIAGVGCMVGSCRSCDNCTQDLENYCPKMVWTYNKHHEDGSRTFGGYSDKIVVDEHFVVQIPKNLPLQGTAPMLCAGITVYSPMRYFGLMEPGKHLGVVGLGGLGHMAVKFAKAVGAKVTVISTSPNKKKEAVEQLGVDEFLISHDQEQLQAAMGTMDGIIDTVSAAHPLLHLVGLLKTNGKLILVGAPIQPPELPVFPLILGRKLVAGSATGGMKETQEMIDFAAKHNITADVEVIPMDYVNTALERVAKTDVKYRFVIDVANTIKSPY from the exons ATGTCTCAAGAATTAACAGGGGCCGAAGAACAAGCAGTGAAAGCCTATGGATGGGCAGCTAGAGATTCCTCTGGTGTTCTTTCTCCCTTCCACTTCACCAGGAG AGGCAATGGTGATAATGATATCAGCATGAAGATACTTTATTGTGGAATTTGCCACTCAGACCTTCACCTCGCCAAGGACGAAGTGGGAATGACCATATATCCCATTGTCCCAGg ACACGAGATTGTAGGAGAAGTGACAAAGGTGGGGCGCAATGTCACAAAATTCAAAGTAGGAGACATAGCCGGAGTTGGGTGCATGGTGGGTTCATGTCGCTCATGCGACAACTGTACACAGGACCTGGAAAACTACTGCCCCAAAATGGTGTGGACCTACAACAAACACCACGAAGACGGATCAAGAACCTTCGGTGGATACTCCGACAAGATAGTAGTCGATGAGCACTTCGTCGTTCAAATCCCCAAAAACCTTCCACTACAAGGTACTGCCCCAATGCTGTGTGCTGGGATCACAGTTTACAGCCCTATGAGATACTTTGGACTGATGGAGCCTGGTAAGCATTTGGGTGTAGTGGGGCTTGGTGGCCTTGGCCATATGGCCGTGAAGTTTGCCAAAGCTGTTGGAGCAAAAGTTACTGTGATAAGTACCTCCCCCAATAAGAAGAAGGAAGCTGTGGAACAACTTGGTGTTGATGAATTTCTGATTAGTCACGACCAAGAGCAATTACAG GCTGCCATGGGTACAATGGATGGTATCATCGATACAGTTTCAGCCGCTCACCCTCTCTTGCATTTGGTTGGCCTGTTGAAGACCAATGGAAAACTAATTCTGGTTGGTGCTCCAATCCAGCCTCCTGAGCTACCAGTTTTCCCTTTAATCTTGG GGAGGAAGCTTGTTGCTGGCAGTGCAACTGGGGGAATGAAAGAGACCCAAGAGATGATAGACTTTGCAGCAAAGCACAATATCACAGCAGATGTTGAAGTTATTCCAATGGATTATGTGAACACTGCCCTTGAACGAGTTGCCAAGACTGATGTTAAGTACCGCTTTGTCATTGATGTGGCAAACACCATAAAATCTCCATATTGA